A genomic window from Corallococcus exiguus includes:
- a CDS encoding OmpA family protein has translation MQRWKFGWLAVAGVTALSVGCAHGPPPSELTAARQAYRDVSTSPEGRERPADVAAARAALQEAENEYAESKGSVKTRSLAYVALRKAEIADARGEADLAAQQRAQAEQSLREQQEARAKNLTRQQEEDRARYEAQRQQYEQQRQQYDAQRAQEAERLRTADAQQRQQLEAEMQRRTEQQQAEAQRLAELNQQLQQRTQELEQERQARLQAEQRASQALTRLQDENVKVREEARGTVVTLSGSVLFATNATELLPAARDRLSEVATALKEAKNPLLIEGHTDSRGAEDYNDQLSERRAESVRNFLVNQGVPQDRIQVRGMGENRPVASNSTAEGRANNRRVEIVVERNVAGAQPSRSGGVGGSGAQQPEQGPDAKPHGAGVDHQSPQPEQGTGGGGAQQQVPQQPLDHGE, from the coding sequence ATGCAGCGTTGGAAATTTGGTTGGTTGGCGGTCGCGGGAGTCACAGCGCTCTCGGTGGGGTGTGCGCACGGTCCTCCGCCCAGTGAATTGACCGCGGCGCGCCAGGCGTACCGCGACGTGTCCACGAGCCCCGAGGGCCGCGAGCGCCCCGCGGACGTGGCGGCGGCGCGGGCGGCCCTGCAGGAGGCGGAGAACGAGTACGCGGAGAGCAAGGGCTCGGTGAAGACGCGCTCGCTGGCGTACGTGGCCCTGCGCAAGGCGGAGATCGCCGATGCGCGCGGCGAGGCGGACCTGGCCGCGCAGCAGCGGGCCCAGGCGGAACAGTCCCTGCGTGAGCAGCAGGAAGCGCGCGCGAAGAACCTCACGCGTCAGCAGGAGGAGGACCGCGCGAGGTACGAAGCCCAGCGTCAGCAGTATGAGCAGCAGCGCCAGCAGTACGATGCACAGCGCGCGCAGGAGGCCGAGCGGCTGCGCACGGCGGACGCGCAGCAGCGTCAGCAACTGGAAGCGGAGATGCAGCGGCGCACGGAGCAGCAGCAAGCCGAAGCGCAGCGACTGGCCGAGCTGAACCAGCAGCTCCAGCAGCGCACGCAGGAGTTGGAGCAGGAACGACAGGCTCGGCTCCAGGCGGAGCAGCGCGCGTCGCAGGCGCTGACGCGGCTGCAGGATGAGAACGTGAAGGTGCGGGAAGAGGCGCGCGGCACGGTGGTGACGTTGTCGGGCAGCGTGCTGTTCGCGACGAACGCGACGGAGCTGTTGCCAGCGGCGCGCGACCGGCTGTCGGAGGTGGCGACGGCGCTGAAGGAGGCGAAGAATCCGTTGCTCATCGAAGGCCACACGGACTCGCGAGGCGCGGAGGACTACAACGACCAGCTGTCGGAGCGCCGTGCGGAGAGCGTGAGGAACTTCCTGGTGAACCAGGGCGTCCCGCAGGATCGCATCCAGGTCCGAGGCATGGGTGAGAACCGGCCGGTGGCGTCGAACAGCACGGCGGAGGGCCGCGCCAACAACCGCCGCGTGGAGATCGTGGTGGAGCGCAACGTGGCCGGTGCGCAGCCATCGCGCAGTGGAGGCGTGGGCGGCAGTGGAGCGCAGCAGCCTGAGCAGGGCCCGGATGCGAAGCCGCACGGCGCGGGCGTTGACCACCAGAGCCCGCAGCCCGAGCAGGGCACGGGAGGCGGCGGGGCGCAGCAGCAGGTGCCCCAGCAGCCCCTGGACCACGGCGAGTAA
- a CDS encoding GNAT family N-acetyltransferase, protein MIDKSPVLLTTERLHLMLLPPDSAERVLAYHVANKDHLGPVSPARPGTFFSGAYWRTRLAQDREDFRHDLSLRVFILPKGQPLALAPVIGNATLAHIRRGPLQAADLGYGLDHRHEGKGLMTEALRAFCDFAFSAMGLHRLQANHLPENLRSAAVLRRLGFIPEGYARDFLLINGKWRDHVLNSLVAPAEPGLRGGP, encoded by the coding sequence ATGATCGACAAGTCGCCAGTCCTGCTCACCACCGAGCGCCTGCACCTGATGCTGCTGCCGCCAGACTCGGCGGAGCGGGTGCTCGCGTACCACGTGGCCAACAAGGACCACCTGGGCCCGGTGTCCCCGGCGCGCCCGGGGACATTCTTCTCTGGGGCTTACTGGCGGACGCGGCTGGCTCAGGACCGCGAGGACTTCCGCCACGACCTGTCCCTGCGCGTCTTCATCCTCCCCAAGGGCCAGCCCCTCGCGCTCGCACCCGTCATCGGCAACGCCACGCTCGCCCACATCCGCCGGGGACCGCTCCAGGCCGCGGACCTGGGCTACGGCCTGGATCACCGCCACGAGGGCAAGGGCCTCATGACCGAAGCCCTCCGCGCCTTCTGCGATTTCGCCTTCAGCGCCATGGGCCTGCACCGGCTCCAGGCCAACCACCTGCCGGAGAACCTGCGCAGCGCCGCCGTCCTCCGCCGCCTCGGCTTCATCCCCGAGGGCTACGCCCGCGACTTCCTCCTCATCAACGGCAAGTGGCGAGACCACGTGCTCAATTCTCTCGTGGCCCCCGCCGAGCCCGGCCTCCGCGGCGGTCCCTGA
- a CDS encoding S9 family peptidase has protein sequence MRAASLAVAVGCWVWGALAFGAAPAPAPARVEASATYDALQRMVRIREVSLSPDGTRVAWVESVPGTAEAARLQVRELAHPERAPVRVTASKDGAPCAEGSLSWSPDGRQLAFLSTAGEGRAKQLYVVDASGTGGPARRLTTVKGVLAAPKWSPDGKSVGLLVIEGAEDALGPRGPAARETGVVQASPPVRRFAVVTVEDTRLRWVSPAGLFIHEYAWSPDGARVAVTASKPPGDANWWSARVYAVEAGTGETSLLHTPRWQVAEPAWSPDGRQLAFIEGLMSDEGNTGGDVLVVSVPERLAAKVRFGEKAELPTKVPPARNVTEGLKATATDLFWPTAERLVFVAQAQGEAALMAVAPGGGEVKTLWKGPEHVKVSLGKDGVTSAVVRDAIIQAPELWTGPVGAWKQVTRLNADVRVTVGDVRSVTWTSDGQPVQGWLVLPVPDASGRKAPMVTVVHGGPAAGVLPGFNPQTALFTARGYAVFMPNPRGSYGQGEAFVQANRRDFGFGDFNDVLAGLDAVLASAPVDPARQGITGWSYGGFLTMWAVTRTQRFQAAVAGAGIANWQSYYGTNHIDSWMLPYFGATVYDEPEVYTRSSPINGVKQVKAPTLVLHGERDLEVPASQGYEFHKALKTLGVKTQLVIYADEGHSLRKPEHQKDRLLRTLDWFDANLPAVTESKPKVRAPAR, from the coding sequence ATGCGAGCGGCAAGCCTGGCTGTGGCGGTGGGGTGTTGGGTGTGGGGCGCGCTGGCGTTCGGGGCGGCGCCCGCGCCCGCGCCCGCGCGGGTGGAGGCCAGCGCGACGTACGACGCGCTCCAGCGGATGGTGCGGATCCGCGAGGTGTCGCTGTCGCCGGACGGCACGCGGGTGGCCTGGGTGGAGTCGGTGCCGGGGACCGCGGAGGCTGCGAGGCTCCAGGTGCGGGAGCTGGCGCATCCGGAGCGGGCGCCGGTGCGCGTCACCGCGTCGAAGGATGGCGCGCCGTGCGCGGAGGGTTCGCTGTCATGGAGCCCGGACGGCCGGCAGCTCGCGTTCCTCTCCACTGCGGGGGAGGGCCGGGCGAAACAGCTCTACGTGGTGGACGCATCCGGGACGGGCGGGCCCGCGAGGCGGCTCACCACGGTGAAGGGCGTGCTGGCGGCGCCGAAGTGGTCGCCCGACGGTAAGTCCGTGGGGCTGCTCGTCATCGAGGGCGCGGAAGACGCGCTGGGGCCCCGGGGGCCGGCGGCGCGAGAGACGGGCGTGGTGCAGGCGTCTCCGCCGGTGAGGCGCTTCGCGGTGGTGACGGTGGAGGACACGCGGCTGCGGTGGGTGTCACCCGCGGGTTTGTTCATCCACGAGTACGCGTGGAGTCCGGACGGCGCCCGGGTGGCGGTGACGGCCTCGAAGCCACCCGGGGATGCGAACTGGTGGAGCGCGCGGGTGTACGCGGTGGAGGCGGGGACGGGAGAGACGTCGCTGCTGCACACGCCCAGGTGGCAGGTGGCTGAGCCCGCGTGGAGCCCGGACGGACGGCAGCTCGCGTTCATCGAGGGGCTGATGAGCGACGAGGGCAACACGGGCGGGGATGTGCTCGTGGTGTCGGTGCCGGAGCGGCTGGCGGCGAAGGTGCGGTTCGGGGAGAAGGCGGAGCTGCCCACGAAGGTGCCGCCCGCGCGGAACGTGACGGAGGGGCTGAAGGCGACGGCCACGGACCTCTTCTGGCCCACGGCGGAGCGGCTGGTGTTCGTGGCGCAGGCGCAGGGAGAGGCCGCGCTGATGGCGGTGGCTCCGGGCGGCGGAGAAGTGAAGACGTTGTGGAAGGGCCCGGAGCACGTGAAGGTGTCGCTGGGGAAGGACGGCGTGACGAGCGCGGTGGTGCGCGACGCCATCATCCAGGCGCCGGAGCTGTGGACGGGGCCGGTGGGAGCGTGGAAGCAGGTGACGCGCCTCAACGCGGACGTGCGCGTGACGGTGGGCGACGTGCGCAGCGTGACGTGGACGAGCGACGGTCAGCCGGTGCAGGGCTGGCTGGTGTTGCCGGTGCCGGACGCGTCCGGACGCAAGGCGCCCATGGTGACGGTGGTGCACGGAGGACCGGCGGCGGGAGTGCTGCCGGGTTTCAATCCGCAGACGGCGTTGTTCACGGCGAGGGGCTACGCGGTGTTCATGCCCAACCCGCGAGGCAGCTACGGCCAGGGTGAAGCGTTCGTGCAGGCGAACCGCCGCGACTTCGGCTTCGGGGATTTCAACGACGTGCTGGCGGGGCTGGACGCGGTGCTGGCGTCAGCGCCGGTGGATCCGGCGCGGCAGGGCATCACGGGGTGGAGCTACGGCGGCTTCCTGACGATGTGGGCGGTGACGCGGACGCAGCGCTTCCAGGCGGCGGTGGCGGGCGCGGGCATCGCGAACTGGCAGAGCTACTACGGCACGAATCACATCGACTCATGGATGCTGCCGTACTTCGGAGCGACGGTGTACGACGAGCCGGAGGTGTACACGCGCTCCTCGCCCATCAACGGAGTGAAGCAGGTGAAGGCGCCCACGCTGGTGCTGCACGGCGAGCGGGACCTGGAGGTGCCCGCGTCGCAGGGCTACGAGTTCCACAAGGCGCTGAAGACGCTGGGCGTGAAGACCCAGTTGGTCATCTACGCGGATGAGGGCCACAGCCTGCGCAAGCCCGAGCACCAGAAGGACCGGCTCTTGCGCACGCTGGACTGGTTCGACGCGAACCTGCCGGCGGTGACGGAGTCGAAGCCGAAGGTGCGGGCGCCGGCGCGCTGA
- a CDS encoding AI-2E family transporter, with amino-acid sequence MTHPQDMGPEAGGLSWGASPVSEPVVPPQLKSQVSPRTVFTVCLVVLGVMVLVVLVAKTRVALTLTGIAALIALSLEHGVSRLEKRGFKRWLAIAVVLFGLFVATVALGLLVIPDLVTQVDALVTQWPHLWKQMRGTGILRALNQRLQSLGWNERLEEATPAIAGPLPALLMSAIGGVVGLLGGIITVFFLVVFMLVFGGGVLKRLLELARPDHRLRYVRVLRNVYTATGGYLSGITLICAINATLTTTMLAVLGMPFYLPLGVASGFSSLVPYAGPIIAGGIITLLTLATGGLWKALAVFIYFLLYGQLEGNVMAPLVFKRTVHVNPLVTLLAVLFCVELAGIVGAVVAVPVAATLQIIVREVLLFRQERRAAAVLPEP; translated from the coding sequence ATGACGCATCCGCAGGACATGGGGCCCGAAGCCGGTGGCCTGTCCTGGGGAGCCTCGCCGGTGTCCGAGCCCGTCGTCCCGCCGCAGCTGAAGTCCCAGGTGTCGCCCCGCACGGTGTTCACCGTGTGCCTCGTGGTGCTGGGGGTGATGGTCCTGGTGGTGCTCGTCGCCAAGACGCGCGTGGCGCTCACGCTCACCGGCATCGCGGCGCTCATCGCGCTGTCGCTGGAGCACGGCGTGTCGCGGCTGGAGAAGCGCGGCTTCAAGCGGTGGCTGGCCATCGCCGTGGTGCTGTTCGGGCTGTTCGTGGCCACCGTGGCGCTGGGCCTGCTGGTGATTCCGGACCTGGTGACCCAGGTGGACGCGCTGGTGACGCAGTGGCCTCACCTGTGGAAGCAGATGCGCGGCACCGGAATCTTGCGCGCGCTCAACCAGCGGCTTCAGAGCCTGGGCTGGAACGAACGGCTGGAGGAGGCCACGCCCGCGATCGCGGGCCCCTTGCCCGCGCTCCTGATGAGCGCCATTGGCGGCGTGGTGGGCCTGCTCGGCGGCATCATCACCGTCTTCTTCCTGGTGGTGTTCATGCTGGTGTTCGGCGGCGGCGTGCTCAAGCGCCTGCTGGAGCTGGCCCGCCCCGACCACCGGCTGCGCTACGTGCGCGTGCTGCGCAACGTGTACACCGCGACGGGCGGCTACCTGTCCGGCATCACCCTCATCTGCGCCATCAACGCCACGCTCACCACCACCATGCTGGCGGTGCTGGGCATGCCCTTCTACCTGCCCCTGGGCGTGGCCAGCGGCTTCTCCAGCCTGGTGCCCTACGCGGGGCCCATCATCGCGGGCGGCATCATCACGCTGCTCACGCTGGCCACCGGCGGCCTGTGGAAGGCGCTCGCGGTGTTCATCTACTTCCTCCTCTACGGCCAGTTGGAGGGCAACGTGATGGCGCCGCTCGTGTTCAAGCGCACCGTGCACGTCAACCCGCTCGTCACCCTGCTCGCGGTCCTCTTCTGCGTGGAGCTGGCGGGCATCGTGGGCGCGGTGGTGGCCGTGCCCGTGGCGGCCACCCTGCAGATCATCGTCCGCGAGGTCCTCCTCTTCCGCCAGGAGCGCCGCGCCGCGGCCGTGCTCCCAGAGCCCTGA
- a CDS encoding DedA family protein, with protein MTDSPLQFLVTHGSGPLLFLVLVAGGLGLPFPEDPVQLAAGVLSHRGAMPLPAAIALCFAGVLCGDTVLFFTARRLGQALYTHRRTRRLFPPERRERIQGLYAKHGSRVVFVGRFMSVLRVPVFAMAAAEGMPFRRFLLWDGLALCLSSPLVVTLGYLGSASVDRVAKGVGRVEHFVALAGVAALLVVLAVRHAREKR; from the coding sequence ATGACCGACTCGCCCCTCCAGTTCCTCGTGACACACGGCTCCGGCCCGCTGCTCTTCCTCGTGCTCGTGGCGGGCGGGTTGGGGCTGCCGTTCCCGGAGGACCCGGTGCAGCTGGCGGCGGGCGTGCTCTCGCACCGGGGCGCGATGCCGCTTCCGGCCGCCATCGCGCTGTGCTTCGCGGGCGTGCTGTGCGGGGACACTGTCCTCTTCTTCACGGCGCGCCGGCTGGGGCAGGCGCTCTACACGCACCGGCGCACCCGCCGCCTGTTCCCGCCCGAGCGCCGCGAGCGCATCCAGGGCCTGTACGCGAAGCACGGCTCGCGCGTCGTCTTCGTGGGCCGGTTCATGTCCGTGCTGCGCGTGCCGGTGTTCGCCATGGCCGCCGCGGAGGGCATGCCTTTTCGCCGCTTCCTTCTCTGGGACGGGCTGGCGCTGTGCCTGAGCTCGCCCCTGGTGGTGACGCTGGGCTACCTGGGCTCCGCGAGCGTGGACCGCGTGGCGAAGGGCGTGGGCCGCGTGGAGCACTTCGTCGCGCTGGCGGGCGTGGCCGCGCTGCTCGTCGTGCTCGCCGTGCGGCATGCCCGCGAGAAGCGATAG
- a CDS encoding ATP-binding response regulator, with translation MDWLSGGGEMGRLIRSMDWSGTPLGPVETWPQSLRTTVSLCLSSTFPILIAWGPERVQLYNDSYRPICGAKHPKSMGQPFRDCWATALPVVGSVFEKAGTGVGSYIENQRMFLDRYGYLEEAFMTFSFSPIRDESGRVGGLFHPITEVTEKMLSARRTQTLRELSALLGKVKTVEDIGAALPQLQQDAALDVPFLLFYRRDESAPRVQWAGGMGLPPGTAWSPVEAGLDGPWPFATAGVDPVDVPRAPLDAGLTLGPYEEPPAHARVLPLHPAGMAEPFGYLVAGVSPRRAMDDSYRGFYEQLQATVTNAVASVRAYEAEAQRAEALAAIDRAKTAFFSNVSHEFRTPLTLILGPLEESLADASAPLPPSQRARQELTHRNALRLLKLVNSLLDFSRIEAGRVKASFHPTDLTRLTEDLASVFRSAMEKAGLQYTVETQDVGEPVYVDRDMWEKVVLNLLSNAFKFTLHGGVTMRLVREGTRVRLTVRDTGTGIPEAELPRVFERFHRVESSRGRTHEGTGIGLALIQELVKLHGGTLGVHSVEGEGSTFFVELPLGRAHLPAEQVQEDEGTPHAGKLGSAFSEEALRWLPDAPESLPPPGAEPEPVRAFSSSSVLGNTGAGFALPVGRGHVLVADDNADMRGYVSSLLSAHWNVRAVADGEAAFEAALELTPDLILSDVMMPRLDGFGLLHKLRGDARTRGIPFIMLSARAGEEARIEGLQAGADDYLVKPFSARELLARVDSQLQLGQARQQLSDFFMQAPAAMCVMMGPDLVFSVINPMFANLMGRDMLGRPARDAQPVGGHGVLLQHLERVYRTGEPFVGREVPARQPDSQGGLKELLLDVDIHAQRDGKGRIQGLLVAVQEVSERTHARQQLEALTHDLQHAVAARDTFLGVASHELKTPVTALLLHLEMMRRRLSPKRGEPPSAEKLTSAMDSARRQVERMSRLVDELLDVSRIRAGKLDFHMEESDPMEMIHEVLDTFREQMEQAHCVLELRAELNLRVWWDRSRMQQVMTNLVSNAIKYAPGTPLRIGFTRRGDRLILYVSDGGPGIPPEHQARVFERFERGGPPQTVHGLGLGLFIAHQIVQGHHGKLVLQSPPGQGATFFIDLPLPPRAQA, from the coding sequence ATGGACTGGCTGTCCGGCGGCGGTGAGATGGGGCGGTTGATCCGCTCCATGGACTGGTCGGGGACGCCGCTCGGGCCGGTGGAGACCTGGCCGCAGAGCCTGCGCACGACGGTCAGCCTGTGCCTGTCCTCCACCTTCCCCATACTCATCGCGTGGGGACCGGAGCGCGTGCAGCTCTACAACGACAGCTACCGGCCCATCTGCGGCGCGAAGCACCCGAAGTCCATGGGCCAGCCCTTCCGCGACTGCTGGGCCACGGCACTGCCGGTGGTGGGCAGCGTGTTCGAGAAGGCGGGCACGGGCGTGGGTTCCTACATCGAGAACCAGCGCATGTTCCTGGACCGGTACGGCTACCTGGAGGAGGCCTTCATGACCTTCTCCTTCAGCCCCATCCGCGACGAGTCCGGACGCGTGGGCGGCCTCTTCCACCCCATCACGGAGGTGACGGAGAAGATGCTCAGCGCGCGGCGCACGCAGACGCTGCGCGAGCTGTCCGCCCTGCTGGGCAAGGTGAAGACGGTGGAGGACATTGGCGCCGCGCTGCCGCAGTTGCAGCAGGACGCCGCGCTCGACGTGCCCTTCCTCCTCTTCTACCGCCGCGACGAGTCCGCTCCTCGCGTCCAGTGGGCGGGCGGCATGGGCCTGCCCCCGGGCACCGCGTGGAGCCCGGTCGAGGCGGGGCTGGACGGGCCGTGGCCCTTCGCCACCGCGGGCGTGGACCCGGTGGACGTGCCGCGCGCGCCGCTGGACGCGGGCCTGACGCTGGGGCCGTACGAGGAGCCGCCGGCGCACGCGCGCGTGCTGCCCCTCCACCCGGCCGGCATGGCGGAGCCGTTCGGCTACCTGGTGGCCGGCGTGAGCCCCCGCCGCGCCATGGATGACTCCTACCGTGGCTTCTACGAGCAGCTCCAGGCCACGGTCACCAACGCCGTCGCCAGCGTCCGCGCCTACGAGGCGGAGGCCCAGCGCGCGGAGGCACTGGCGGCCATCGACCGGGCGAAGACGGCGTTCTTCTCCAACGTGTCGCACGAGTTCCGCACGCCGCTCACGCTCATCCTGGGTCCGCTGGAGGAGTCGCTCGCGGACGCGTCCGCGCCCCTGCCGCCATCGCAGCGCGCGCGCCAGGAGCTCACCCATCGCAATGCCCTGCGGTTGTTGAAGCTGGTCAACTCGCTCCTGGACTTCTCGCGCATCGAGGCGGGCCGGGTGAAGGCGAGCTTCCACCCCACGGACCTGACGCGGCTCACCGAGGACCTGGCCAGCGTCTTCCGCTCCGCCATGGAGAAGGCGGGGCTCCAGTACACCGTGGAGACGCAGGACGTGGGCGAGCCCGTCTACGTGGACCGGGACATGTGGGAGAAGGTTGTCCTCAACCTGCTCTCCAACGCGTTCAAGTTCACGCTCCACGGCGGCGTCACCATGCGGCTCGTGCGTGAGGGGACGCGGGTGCGGCTCACCGTGCGGGACACCGGCACCGGCATCCCGGAGGCGGAGCTGCCGCGCGTGTTCGAGCGCTTCCACCGCGTGGAGTCCTCGCGCGGGCGCACGCATGAAGGCACCGGCATCGGGCTGGCGCTCATCCAGGAGCTGGTGAAGCTGCACGGCGGCACGTTGGGCGTCCACAGCGTGGAGGGCGAGGGCAGCACCTTCTTCGTGGAGCTGCCGCTGGGCCGCGCGCACCTGCCCGCTGAACAGGTCCAGGAGGACGAAGGGACCCCGCACGCGGGCAAGCTGGGGTCCGCCTTCAGCGAGGAGGCCCTGCGCTGGCTGCCAGATGCGCCGGAGTCCCTCCCGCCGCCGGGTGCCGAGCCGGAGCCAGTGAGGGCTTTCAGCAGCTCCTCCGTGCTGGGAAACACAGGCGCGGGGTTCGCGCTGCCCGTGGGGCGTGGGCACGTCCTCGTCGCGGACGACAACGCGGACATGCGCGGGTACGTGAGCAGCCTGCTGTCGGCCCACTGGAACGTGCGCGCGGTGGCGGACGGCGAGGCGGCCTTCGAGGCGGCGCTCGAGCTGACGCCGGACCTCATCCTCAGCGACGTGATGATGCCCCGGCTGGACGGCTTCGGGCTGCTCCACAAGCTGCGCGGCGACGCGCGCACGCGCGGCATCCCCTTCATCATGCTGTCGGCGCGCGCGGGCGAGGAGGCCCGCATCGAGGGGCTCCAGGCCGGCGCGGACGACTACCTGGTGAAGCCCTTCTCCGCGCGCGAGCTGCTGGCGCGCGTGGACAGCCAGCTCCAGTTGGGGCAGGCCCGGCAGCAGCTGTCCGACTTCTTCATGCAGGCCCCCGCGGCCATGTGCGTGATGATGGGCCCGGACCTCGTCTTCTCGGTCATCAACCCCATGTTCGCGAACCTGATGGGCCGGGACATGCTGGGCAGGCCCGCGCGCGACGCGCAGCCGGTCGGAGGCCACGGCGTGCTGCTCCAGCACCTGGAGCGCGTCTACCGCACCGGCGAACCCTTCGTGGGCCGCGAGGTCCCGGCGCGCCAGCCGGACAGCCAGGGCGGCCTCAAGGAGCTGCTGCTGGACGTGGACATCCACGCCCAGCGCGACGGAAAGGGCCGCATCCAGGGCCTGCTCGTCGCCGTGCAGGAGGTCAGCGAGCGCACCCACGCGCGCCAGCAACTGGAGGCCCTCACGCATGACCTCCAGCACGCGGTCGCCGCGCGCGACACCTTCCTGGGCGTGGCGTCGCACGAGCTGAAGACTCCCGTCACCGCGCTGCTCCTGCACCTGGAGATGATGCGCCGGCGACTGTCTCCCAAGCGCGGCGAGCCGCCCTCCGCGGAGAAGCTCACGTCGGCGATGGACTCCGCGCGGCGGCAGGTGGAGCGGATGTCGCGGCTGGTGGACGAGCTGCTGGACGTCTCACGCATCCGCGCGGGCAAGCTGGACTTCCACATGGAGGAGAGCGACCCGATGGAGATGATCCACGAGGTCCTCGACACCTTCCGCGAACAGATGGAGCAGGCCCACTGCGTCCTGGAGCTGCGGGCGGAGCTGAACCTGCGCGTGTGGTGGGACCGCTCGCGCATGCAGCAGGTGATGACGAACCTGGTGTCCAACGCCATCAAGTACGCGCCGGGCACGCCGCTGCGCATCGGGTTCACCAGGCGCGGCGACCGGCTCATCCTCTATGTGTCGGACGGCGGCCCGGGCATCCCGCCCGAGCACCAGGCCCGCGTCTTCGAGCGCTTCGAGCGCGGCGGCCCGCCCCAGACCGTCCACGGCCTGGGGCTGGGCCTCTTCATCGCCCATCAAATCGTGCAGGGCCACCACGGCAAGCTGGTCCTGCAAAGCCCCCCCGGCCAGGGCGCCACCTTCTTCATCGACCTGCCGCTCCCTCCGCGGGCCCAGGCCTGA
- a CDS encoding FAD-binding oxidoreductase — protein MTLETHRPQTGPGLPAGLTPDSVELFRAQLRGTLIQPGDADYAEACQLYNAMIHKRPAMVARCADVADVIAAVALARERKLPLAVRGGGHNGGGLALVDDGLVIDLSRMRGVRVDPEARTVRVAGGAVWGDVDHATHAFGLAVPSGIISTTGVAGLTLGGGLGYLTRRFGLTIDNLLAVDMVLADGRFVTANEEKFPDLFWAVRGGGGNFGVVTSFLFRANPVDIVIGGPTLWPLDRAAEVMRWYREFLPAAPEDLSGFFAFITVPPAPPFPEELHLQKMCGVVWCYTGDPARADELFAPVLALKPALHGVMPMPFPMLQTAFDALYPPGHQWYWRADFVREIPDAAIERHVSFAERLPSMQSTMHLYPIDGAAHRVGPHDTAFRFRDARWSEVIVGVDPSPERAADISTWAKEYWSALHPYSAGGAYVNFMMEEGQERVQATYGDNYPRLVEVKRSYDPENLFHVNQNILPGPVKPPSVAH, from the coding sequence GTGACACTCGAAACCCACCGTCCGCAGACAGGCCCCGGCCTGCCCGCCGGGCTGACGCCGGACAGCGTGGAGCTGTTCCGGGCGCAGCTGCGCGGCACGCTCATCCAGCCAGGAGACGCCGACTACGCGGAGGCGTGCCAGCTGTACAACGCGATGATCCACAAGCGCCCGGCCATGGTGGCCCGGTGCGCGGACGTGGCGGACGTCATCGCCGCGGTGGCCCTGGCCCGCGAGCGCAAGCTGCCCCTGGCCGTGCGCGGCGGCGGCCACAACGGCGGCGGACTGGCGCTGGTGGATGACGGACTGGTCATCGACCTGTCGCGCATGCGCGGCGTGCGCGTGGATCCCGAGGCCCGCACGGTGCGCGTCGCGGGCGGCGCCGTCTGGGGGGACGTGGACCACGCCACCCATGCCTTCGGGCTCGCGGTGCCCTCCGGCATCATCTCCACCACGGGCGTGGCCGGGCTCACGCTGGGCGGCGGCCTGGGATACCTCACGCGCCGCTTCGGGCTCACCATCGACAACCTGCTCGCCGTGGACATGGTGCTCGCGGACGGTCGCTTCGTCACCGCGAACGAGGAGAAGTTCCCGGACCTGTTCTGGGCGGTGCGCGGCGGGGGCGGCAACTTCGGCGTGGTGACGTCGTTCCTCTTCCGGGCCAACCCCGTGGACATCGTCATCGGTGGCCCCACGCTCTGGCCCCTGGACCGCGCGGCGGAGGTGATGCGCTGGTACCGCGAGTTCCTTCCGGCCGCGCCGGAGGACCTCAGCGGCTTCTTCGCCTTCATCACCGTGCCGCCCGCGCCGCCCTTCCCGGAGGAGCTCCACCTCCAGAAGATGTGCGGCGTGGTGTGGTGCTACACGGGCGACCCCGCGCGCGCGGACGAACTGTTCGCGCCCGTGCTGGCGCTCAAGCCCGCGCTGCACGGCGTGATGCCCATGCCCTTCCCGATGCTGCAGACCGCCTTCGACGCGCTCTATCCGCCGGGACACCAGTGGTACTGGCGCGCGGACTTCGTGCGCGAGATTCCGGACGCGGCCATCGAGCGACACGTGTCCTTCGCCGAGCGCCTGCCGTCCATGCAGTCCACCATGCACCTGTACCCCATCGACGGGGCGGCGCACCGCGTGGGCCCGCATGACACGGCCTTCCGCTTCCGCGACGCGCGCTGGTCGGAGGTCATCGTCGGGGTGGATCCGTCACCGGAGCGGGCGGCGGACATCTCCACCTGGGCGAAGGAGTACTGGAGCGCGCTGCACCCGTACTCGGCGGGCGGCGCCTACGTGAACTTCATGATGGAGGAGGGCCAGGAGCGCGTGCAGGCCACCTACGGCGACAACTACCCGCGGCTGGTGGAGGTGAAGCGGAGCTACGACCCGGAGAACCTCTTCCACGTGAACCAGAACATCCTGCCCGGTCCGGTGAAGCCCCCGAGCGTCGCGCACTGA